In Gracilibacillus salitolerans, the sequence AGGAGGAGCAAATGGCATCGGTAAAGCTATCACAGAAAGCTACCTAGCTGAAGGTGCAACAGTTGTGGTGGCAGATATCGAGAAGCCCCAAAATGCTGACATCTATTTCCTAAAGACTGATGTCAGTAAAGCTAAGGATATTGAACAACTTTTTCAACATATAACGGATTCCTTTTCCAAATTGGATATCCTAATTAATAATGCGGGTGTCTCCACTTTCGGGGACTTTTACGAAATTTCAGTGGAAGACTGGGATAAAGTGATTAATACGAACTTAAGAAGCACCTTTTTATGCTCGCAAAAAGCTGCACTTATCATGCGCAAACAACCTACAGGAGGAAGCCTTGTCCATATTGCCTCCACACGTGCCTTTATGTCAGAAGCGAATACCGAAAGCTACGCGGCAAGTAAAGGAGGGATCTTCGCATTAACTCATGCTTTAGCTATGACATTGCAGGACGACCAGATTACGAGTAATGCGATCAGTCCCGGTTGGATCCAAACGAGTGACTACGAGAAGCTTCGACCGATTGATCATACACAACACCCATCGAAACGGGTAGGCAAACCAGAAGATATCGCAAGAGCTTGTTTATTTTTAACCGATCCAGCCAACAACTTCATCAATGGTGAGAACCTGGTTATAGATGGTGGCATGACTCGGAAAATGATTTACGAACCTTAAAAGAAAGGACGAGCACATAATGGAACTGCAACTGATCGAAGTCTATATCCCTGCCCATCGATTTGAACGATTTCTGAAAGAAGTAGAAGAATACCATGTAATCGAAAAATGGTATACGAAAATCTCGGAAGACGAACAATTAGCCAAAATATTAATCGAAAAAAAATATGCAGAAGAGATATTAGATTTTCTGGAAGTAAACGACCGTGGCCAAGATAATATACGAGCACTACTCTATAATATTTCGACATATGTACCAAGGATTGAAGTTGACAAGGAAGAAGACGAAGCAGAGAATCCCGAAGAAAAACAAAAAGAAATTACCCGTGCCAGTCGCCATGAATTATATAATGTTGTGCAATCATCCAGTACTTCCAGTGTAAATTATATATGGATGTTGCTATTATCTTCTGTGGTTGCAACAGCCGGAATCGTTAAAGATAGTCCTGCTATTGTGATCGGTGCGATGGTAATTGCACCCTTGATCGGTCCTTTTACTGCGCTTGCTTTTGCTGCAACATTAGGTGATTATAATTTGATGAAAAGATCTGTTCTCACATGCTTATATGGTTTGGCGATTCCAGTCGGGATAGCGATTATTTTCGGATTACTCTTTACTTTGCCGGTTAATAGTGATGAATTTTTGGCGAGGACTAACATTGAATTGATGGATATAGTTGTAGCGCTTGCCGCTGGTACTGCAGGTGCAATGTCATTTGCAAAACGGGTTTCTGAAGCACTCGTTGGGGTAATGGTCTCTGTCGCATTATTACCACCTGCTGTAGTTCTGGGAATGATGCTAGGGGCTTTGGAATTTCAACAAGCTCTAACCCCATTGATTCTCTTAATGGTCAATATAAGTGCCATTCTTTTCTCAGCTATCGTTGTTTTTTGGACGAGTGGCATTGAACCGGTTAATTGGAGCGAAATTCAAGTTGCCCATACATCGAAAACCTATGCACTAATATTCATCAGTAGCGTCATTATTATCCTTGCTGTGATGATTATTATTATCCAATTTTGACAATAACCACACCGCCCCGCTTTTTTTAACACAGACTCAGATCAGGTTTGTCTCCTTTCAACCTTTCTCGAATGAATGCTAAATCAACCAAAGTATGTTGTCGAAGCATATCCTAGCTGCGTTTTATAGATTTTAAGTATTAATTTTTTTACAAAAACTTTACAATGCATTCCTTGTTGGGATATGACGGGATTGCTATAATTTACAGAGATAGGGAGGCTATTATGACTAGAGAAAAAAACACATTTCGCGATTATTTATTCATTCTGTGGATTGCGACTCGATTAGGCTTCACCTCATTCGGTGGCCCTGTGGCACATCTCGGCTATTTCCATGAGGAATACGTACGGCGAAAAAAATGGCTCGATGAAAAAGCTTATGCGGATTTAGTAGCATTGTGCCAATTCCTGCCTGGACCTGCCAGCAGTCAAGTCGGCATTGGTGTCGGAATCATTCGTGGTGGTATATTAGGTGGTATTCTTGCCTTTCTTGGCTTTACCTTACCATCGGTTATTGTCCTCATCTTATTTGCATTAGCTTTACATCAATTTTCCTTTTATGATGCAAGCTTTATCCATGGTTTAAAAATTGTTGCCGTAGCAGTTGTCGCCCATGCAATTATGGGAATGGGTGCTAAGTTAACACCTGATTTACCAAGAAAAACGATAGCCATAATCGCAGTTACTGTCAGTCTAGCTTGGCAAACAACGATTACACAAGTAATAATCATCTTGGTCGCAGCGGCAATCGGTATTTTCTTTTTCCAAAAACAAGAGAAACAAGAACAACCTGCACGATTAAGTTTAGGCTTATCTAAGAAAACAGCTATTATTAGTATTGCTTTATTTTTTATCTTATTAGCCGTGCTTCCAATTGTCAGTCGGATAACAGATTGGCAATGGTTGGCGATGTTTGACAGCTTTTATCGTTCTGGTGCTCTTGTTTTTGGCGGAGGGCATGTCGTTTTACCATTACTGGAGCAAGAATTTGTACCAACTGGCTGGGTATCCGAACAAGAATTTTTAGCAGGTTATGGGGCTGCACAAGCAGTACCTGGTCCGCTTTTTACCTTTGCGGCATACCTTGGAACGGTAATCGGCGGCATTCCTGGTGGTTTACTCGCAACAGCTGCTATCTTTCTACCAGCCTTTTTACTTATTATAGGTACGTTACCTTTCTGGCATGCGTTACGTCATGTTTCCTCGGTACGTGGTGCCTTAGTCAGTGTAAATGCAGCGGTTGTCGGCCTGTTAATTGCTGCCTTTTATCAGCCAATCTGGACAAGCACGATTATAGAAACAAAAGATTTTATCTTAGCTGCCATTCTCTTTAGTTTGTTAGCGTTTTGGAAGCTGCCATCATGGGTGGTTGTAATTATCGGACTGATCGGTGGCATCTTATTACCATATGTACCTTTTTAGTGATCGGATATTTCCGGTCACTTTTTACTTTTAGTGAATATCAAGGTGCTTTTTCTAATTATCTGGATACTCCTATTTTTCTTGCACATTTCCATTATTCATTTTATAATATGAATACATGTTCATATATTGTATTAAAGGAGGATATTGCATGGGACATCATCACGGACATGGTCATAGTCATGATCATCATCATACAAACAATAAAAAGGCGTTATTGATCAGCTTTATACTTATTGCGACATTTATGGTTATCGAAGTCATTGGGGGTATTCTCACCAATAGTTTGGCGTTATTATCTGACGCTGGTCACATGTTGAGTGATGCGTTCGCTCTAGGATTGAGTTTATTTGCATTTAAATTAAGCGAAAAAGCAGCAAACGCCCAGAAAACATATGGTTATAAACGATTTGAAATATTAGCGGCGTTTATCAATGGTGTCACACTTCTAGCCATTTCTATTTATATTTTTTATGAAGCATATCATCGCTTTTTAGAACCGCCTAATGTAAGTCCGATGATGCTTTGGATTGCCGTTACCGGACTTATCGTTAATATTATCGTTGCCTTTATATTAATGAACGGCGGAGATACAAAAGGTAACTTAAATATGCGCAGTGCATTGCTGCATGTATTAGGAGATTTACTTGGATCGGTTGGTGCGATTATTGCCGGGCTATTGATTATGTTCTTTAATTGGAATATGGCAGACCCAATTGCAAGTATTATTGTCGCTGTTCTCATTTTAATTAGTGGTTACCGAGTCTCTCGTGATTCTTTTCATATTTTAATGGAAGGTACCCCTAGTTATATATCATATGAGGACATTGAAAACAAATTGGTCCAATTAGATGGAGTCACCAATATTCATGATTTACATGTCTGGACAATCACTTCAGATTTTCCAGCGTTGAGCTGTCATATGGTTGTCGAAGAAAATGTTGATCGAGATCAGCTATTAATAAAGGCAGCAAATTTATTACATGATGATTTTGCTATTCATCATACAACGATTCAAATAGAGGGCGTGCAGACAGATATGGAACATGATGAAAACAATTGTAATTGATCACAGGAGGGTTGTGTAATGTCAGACGAAAATTATCAACCATTAGATGAAGAAACACTGTTTTTAGTATCTCAAACCTTTAAAGCGTTAGCTGATCCGACACGAATTCGCATTTTACATTTATTGTTTAATCGTGAATTATCGGTCTCAAATATTGCGGTACAATTGGATCTCAATCAATCAAATGTCTCCCATCAATTACGTTTTTTGAAAAATTTACGACTAGTAAAATATAGGCGAGACGGTAAAACGATTTATTATTCTCAGGATGATGAACACGTGATGAAAATATTGCAGCAATCGATTGACCATGCGACACATCACTGAAAGAGACTCATGAACTCATGTAAATACAAAAACACATGCGTTTCACCATGGAGGAAAACGCATGTGTTTTTTTCTGTTCTACACACATGAAAAGGATTGAATTCTTTCTGTATCTATGCCGAAATATACCCAGTTAAATCCTGTCCAGCGATAGCCGGCTACCGAGCGTCGGCCTATATAAGTTGGATAAAACCAGAATGAGTTATACCGACTGAGCCAGACATAAGTAAATCGGTATAAGCACCCTCTCATTGAACCAGGATCAACTGCATATAATTGTGGCCCGTCACCTAGCTGTTGCGCTTGTTGCGGTATTTGTGCAGGTGGTGGACCTGTTGGCGGCATACCTTGTGGTCCCTGGCCGAAATCTGGTGGTCCAAATGGTGGTGGAGATGATGGACCGCCTCCTTGTCCCGTACCTGGATAACCCCGTTGAGATAATGGCAAGAACTGACCATTGTTTGGATACACATTTCCATATTGATCATACATATATTGTTGAGATGGATAGTATTGTTCCATGATGATTAACCTCCCGTCTCTAACACTATATGTTTTGCGGAAGGTTAGGTAATTTGTCCATATTTAAAATAGGCGCTTACTGTTCATTTATTTTAATATATAAATCATGTATTGTTTCATCACCTTGCATAGTATATCCTATATCTATTTTCATTGTTTCTAAAGCCAATTCATGTTCTTTCCCATACTGATACATCTCACCAAAGCTTTGCGCAATGGAAACTAAACTTCCTTCGTGCTTATGATATAAGTAGCTAGCTGAAGGAATAACGATCATTTCCATTCCTTCAGGAACTTCGACTTGGTTTTCTACTTCTACACAAATACATTGGGTATAGATTGCGTCATTTTCTTCTAAACTTATGTCCATCATTGTATCCGATTTTCTCTGTTTCACTTCCGCTAATCTATTGTTAAACTCGTCCCACTTTACTGGCATTTCCCGGATTAATCCTTTCCAATCTCTTTTTATTTTAATACCCACTACTGTCATTTCTGCTTTTTTAACAATATTCAACTTTTCCACCTCTTCATTAGAAAAATGGGAAATCCACTACCATTAATACTTGTTTTATTTCTATCTTTACCTGCTACCAAATCCTAACTGTAATCCTTTAAAAACAGTAAAAAAAAGAACCAGTACGAAATACTGATTCTACATTTCTACTTTATACGTAACAATTCCTGCTTTATGAGATATATTTTTTCATCACTTTTGCACCATTACACGAGAATAAGCATTCTTTATCTTCCATAATGGTTTCAAGATGGACGTCTCTTCCCCATAATCGATAGATATAAGGCAACGTTTTCTCTAAATAACGTACATCCAACTCTACATCTTCGTAATGATGGCGAATATATAACTCTCCATTACGCAAATAGTCACCATCTTCAACCGTCAAATAAGGAAACCCACCGTTTAATCTGGTTGAAATTAGTTGATCACGTACATCTTCCCAATTTTTATCAACAATTTTATATTCTGGTCCTTGTTTTTGAAAAAGGTACAAATCTTCCTTTTCAACTAGTTCTTTTGTTAAATAATTGCGCATAAAAGAGATATCTGATTCTATTTCACGAACTTCGAAAATCTTTTCTTTTCCGGTCCCAGGTTCTGCACCAAATCGTTTCATTTCTTCTGAAGGGTTGTTGTAACGTTCTTCAATATCTTCAAACATTTTTACTCCAAGGTAATAAGGATTAATCTGTGTAGTCGACGGTTGAACAACACTGGCATTCAGTGAAGCAAATTCTACTGTTTCATCATTTGTTAAATCTAACTCTCTTACAATTCGTTGATGCCAATACGTCGCCCATCCTTCATTCATAATTTTAGTTTCCAATTGTGGCCAAAAATAAAGCATTTCCTCACGCATCATCGTTAAGATGTCTCGCTGCCAATCCTCTAATTCTCTGCTATGCTCTTCAATAAATAATAAAATATCTTTTTCAGGATGTGGTGGGAAAGTCTTTTTCTTTTTGGTTGGCCCTGAACTTGCTGAAGTCTGCTGATCTAAATCCCATAAATCATCGTATTCTGTTCTTCTACGCTGTTGTTCTTCTTCCTCATCATTTTTTTGCCAATCTAATTGTGCTTTTAATAAGGTCGGGTCGATGTGCTCTTGAATAGCGAGCACTGCATCAAGAAATTTTTCTACTTCTTTTATGCCATATTGTTTCTCATATTTCGCTACACGCTCAGCTGTCGCAGCCATGCTCTCTACCATATCGCGCTTCGTATTTTGAAACCGCACATTGTTTTTAAAAAAGTCACAATGTGCTAATACATGGGCTACAATCAATTTATTTTGAATCAAACTATTAGAATGTAATAAGAAAGCATAACAAGGGTTGGAATTGATCACCAATTCATATATTCTACTCAACCCAAGATCATATTGAAGTTTCATCCGGTGAAATTGTTTTCCGAAGCTCCAATGCGAAAATCTTGTCGGCATCCCATAGGCACCAAATGTATATAATATTTCAGGCGGACAAATCTCATACCGCATCGGATAAAAATCTAAGCCAAATCCTTCTGCGATCTCGGTAATTTCGTGAATCGCTTTTTCTAATTTTTTTTTATCTTCTGCTTTCAAACAAAACACCTCCACTATAATATATGAGAGGTGTTCGAAAATAGGACACCCATTATGAGATTAACGGGTTCGATTTTGAAATACACATTGGGTTTTATAAGTGTACTATGATTATGATACATCCGCATTCTTTAGTGAACTACCTATACTAATCTAAATTACCTTCATAGACTGTATTAATTGCATGGAAAGTGAGGTGAGTAACATGCGAAGACTCTTTATTGCCAGATTGAAAGGCAGAAATGAAGTCCCTCCTGTAAACACAAATGCTTCTGGTTCAGCAAAATTTATAGTTAACAAAAACAGAACTAAAATAAAGTTTACACTAGAAGTTAACAACATTGAAAACTTGGTTCAAGCGCATATCCATTTTGGCAGACGGGGTGAAAATGGACCTGTAATAGTGTTTCTATTCGGTGCTGACTTAGAAACGCTTGAGAAACAACATGGAATATCGACTGGAAGAGGCGTTGTTACAGGAACTATAACAGATGACGATATTGTAGAAAATGACGTTGGTATAAAAACCATAGAAGATTTATTAAAATTTATGGAACAAAAATCAACTTATGTTAATGCCCATACTGAACAAAATCCTGCAGGTGAAATCAGAGGCCAAATTGTACCAAGATAAAGTGAGACTTCCATCAGCGGGGGACTTACGGACGGTTAGCGCCGTGATAAATGTCAGATGTTGAGTCAAGATTTTGTGGACATCAAATTTTTATGTCATCAGTTTATATCACTTCTATTACGAAAAATGTATAAAAATAAACCTTGCCTATTTTATACAGCAAGGTTTATTTTAAATTATGCTAATCTTCCTATCTTTTTCTTACATCTACATTCCGTAAGCGTATAACCTGTTATTTCAAACCCTTTTTGTTTCAAGAAACGAATCGCTAAATTTTTTTCCACATGATTCGAAGCAACAATATGAACTGTTCGAGAAGGAATTTCGTGAAAATATCTTCTTAGGTATGGTATGGGAATCACAACCGCTTCTTCTACTTTATCATTATCCGCTTCCTGATAATCACGGATATCTAGCGTTAATTTTTCCCGATTAAGCTTTTTATCTATTTCTACACATGGGATTCCTTTAATCGGTACATATCGTGTATAGAATAAATGGCTAAAAAATACGATGATCAACAATAAAACAATCCAAAAGATTGACATATTAAGTTATCCTCCATTACCTATGATGAATGGCTCACAAATATCTTACACCGTTACAGTATATTGTCAACCTTTTCCTTTCACCACGGTCTATTGTTTAAGATTTTTAACTTTCTCCCAATAATGGACAATTGTCTTCATTCCTTTATCGAAATGGGCAATTGGGAAGCTTTCATTAGGAGAATGCAATCGGTCATCAGGTGTTCCGAAACCAAGCAATACCACAGGAATTTGATACATTGAGTCAATCCATTCCACAACTGGTATAGAGCCACCCATACGAACATATACCGCTTCTTTTTCAAAGGTTTCTGTAAAGCTCTCTGCTGCTTTGGTAATCAACGGATGATCTGGATCCACTTTATATGCTTTCGCTGATAAAGGTTCACGCTTTATGGTTAGTTCCACCCCTCTTGGCACATGCTGTTCCAAATGTTTTACTAATAAATCCTGAATTTCTTGCGGATCTTGGTCTGGTACTAGACGACATGTTAGTTTGGCCGTTGCAGTAGACGGGATAATGGTTTTCGTGCCCTCTCCCTGGTAACCGCTAAATAAACCATTGATTTCTAGGGTTGGTCTAGCCATAGTATGTTCTTTTGCAGTATAGCCTTTTTCCGAAACCGTCTCTTTTACTCCAGTAGACTCTTCATAATCTTCACTTGGTGCATCTTTAATTAATGCACGTTCTTCAGATGACAATGGTTCAACCTGATCATAAAAGCCTGCTATTTGCACCACTTCTTCTTCATTTTTCATCGTTGCCAAGAGCTGCGCCATTGCCATTGCTGGATTTTTCACCGCACCACCGTACAGACCTGAGTGCAAATCATTGTCAGGTCCTTTCAATGTGAATTCCAACCCGGTAAAACCTTTTAATCCATAAAGAATGGTTGGCTGATCATTGGCAACCATTCCCGAGTCAGAAATGACTGCAAAATCAGCTTGGAATTTTTCCTTTTGTTCATGAAGAATATCATAAAGATTGGCACTACCGATCTCTTCTTCCCCTTCTATACAGACTTTCACATTGATTGGTAATGAGCCTGTCGTTTTCAGGAAAGCTTTTAACACCACGAGGTGCATAAAAACTTGCCCTTTATCATCACTGGAACCGCGGGCATAGATCCTTCCATCTCTAACTTCTGGTTGAAACGGATCACTCTTCCATTGGTCGAGTGGGTCTGGTGGCTGCACATCATAATGGCCATAAAATAAAACAGTTGGCGCGTCTTCACCGGCATCCATCCATTCAGCATATACAAGTGGATGACCTTTTGTTTCCTGAACTTCCACGGTTTCAAATCCAGCGTCCGTTAAATAGTTGCCTACAAACTGTGCCGCTTTTTTCACATCTTCTTTATGGGTGGAATCTGTGCTGACACTTGGGATATGTAAAAAGTTTTTAAGTTCTTCCAGGTGTTGATCTTTATATTTTTCAAGGTATTCAATAACTTCTTTCATCGTCATCACGTTCCTTTCGCTTCTTTCTTTCCATAGTTTAACATGTAAGTGGGGAATCATTCATTAAAAAAGTTTGGGGAACAGTTTTTCCTTTAAAAAATGAGATACAATTTTTCTCCATTTCTGTATGTTTTAACTTCATTAGGGTTATGAAGGACACTTTTCTTCGGTTTTCGCTTCTTTTGTCCTTCATAACGGCTATGAGGGACACTTTTCTCCGGTTTTCGCTTCTTTTGTCCTTCATCACGGCTATGAAGGACACTTTTCTCCGGTTTTCACTTCTTTTGTCCTTCATAACAACAAAAAAACACTTACCTTTTAAAAAGATAAGTGCATTTCTCACTATGATAAAACTATCCCAAAATCTAAGATGTATACTTTAAACAGCCTGCATATTAGTCTAAACCTTTTGCTAAGTCTTCTATTAAGTCATCGACGTCTTCGATTCCGATTGATAGACGAATTAGTCCGTCAGTAATGCCTAATTCTTCACGACGGTCTTTTGGAATTGAAGCATGTGTCATGCGTG encodes:
- a CDS encoding SDR family oxidoreductase produces the protein MRYQGKVVVVTGGANGIGKAITESYLAEGATVVVADIEKPQNADIYFLKTDVSKAKDIEQLFQHITDSFSKLDILINNAGVSTFGDFYEISVEDWDKVINTNLRSTFLCSQKAALIMRKQPTGGSLVHIASTRAFMSEANTESYAASKGGIFALTHALAMTLQDDQITSNAISPGWIQTSDYEKLRPIDHTQHPSKRVGKPEDIARACLFLTDPANNFINGENLVIDGGMTRKMIYEP
- a CDS encoding SpoVR family protein, with protein sequence MKAEDKKKLEKAIHEITEIAEGFGLDFYPMRYEICPPEILYTFGAYGMPTRFSHWSFGKQFHRMKLQYDLGLSRIYELVINSNPCYAFLLHSNSLIQNKLIVAHVLAHCDFFKNNVRFQNTKRDMVESMAATAERVAKYEKQYGIKEVEKFLDAVLAIQEHIDPTLLKAQLDWQKNDEEEEQQRRRTEYDDLWDLDQQTSASSGPTKKKKTFPPHPEKDILLFIEEHSRELEDWQRDILTMMREEMLYFWPQLETKIMNEGWATYWHQRIVRELDLTNDETVEFASLNASVVQPSTTQINPYYLGVKMFEDIEERYNNPSEEMKRFGAEPGTGKEKIFEVREIESDISFMRNYLTKELVEKEDLYLFQKQGPEYKIVDKNWEDVRDQLISTRLNGGFPYLTVEDGDYLRNGELYIRHHYEDVELDVRYLEKTLPYIYRLWGRDVHLETIMEDKECLFSCNGAKVMKKYIS
- a CDS encoding rhodanese-like domain-containing protein produces the protein MSIFWIVLLLIIVFFSHLFYTRYVPIKGIPCVEIDKKLNREKLTLDIRDYQEADNDKVEEAVVIPIPYLRRYFHEIPSRTVHIVASNHVEKNLAIRFLKQKGFEITGYTLTECRCKKKIGRLA
- the chrA gene encoding chromate efflux transporter — encoded protein: MTREKNTFRDYLFILWIATRLGFTSFGGPVAHLGYFHEEYVRRKKWLDEKAYADLVALCQFLPGPASSQVGIGVGIIRGGILGGILAFLGFTLPSVIVLILFALALHQFSFYDASFIHGLKIVAVAVVAHAIMGMGAKLTPDLPRKTIAIIAVTVSLAWQTTITQVIIILVAAAIGIFFFQKQEKQEQPARLSLGLSKKTAIISIALFFILLAVLPIVSRITDWQWLAMFDSFYRSGALVFGGGHVVLPLLEQEFVPTGWVSEQEFLAGYGAAQAVPGPLFTFAAYLGTVIGGIPGGLLATAAIFLPAFLLIIGTLPFWHALRHVSSVRGALVSVNAAVVGLLIAAFYQPIWTSTIIETKDFILAAILFSLLAFWKLPSWVVVIIGLIGGILLPYVPF
- a CDS encoding TIGR00341 family protein is translated as MELQLIEVYIPAHRFERFLKEVEEYHVIEKWYTKISEDEQLAKILIEKKYAEEILDFLEVNDRGQDNIRALLYNISTYVPRIEVDKEEDEAENPEEKQKEITRASRHELYNVVQSSSTSSVNYIWMLLLSSVVATAGIVKDSPAIVIGAMVIAPLIGPFTALAFAATLGDYNLMKRSVLTCLYGLAIPVGIAIIFGLLFTLPVNSDEFLARTNIELMDIVVALAAGTAGAMSFAKRVSEALVGVMVSVALLPPAVVLGMMLGALEFQQALTPLILLMVNISAILFSAIVVFWTSGIEPVNWSEIQVAHTSKTYALIFISSVIIILAVMIIIIQF
- a CDS encoding CHRD domain-containing protein, with the protein product MRRLFIARLKGRNEVPPVNTNASGSAKFIVNKNRTKIKFTLEVNNIENLVQAHIHFGRRGENGPVIVFLFGADLETLEKQHGISTGRGVVTGTITDDDIVENDVGIKTIEDLLKFMEQKSTYVNAHTEQNPAGEIRGQIVPR
- a CDS encoding ArsR/SmtB family transcription factor, whose product is MSDENYQPLDEETLFLVSQTFKALADPTRIRILHLLFNRELSVSNIAVQLDLNQSNVSHQLRFLKNLRLVKYRRDGKTIYYSQDDEHVMKILQQSIDHATHH
- a CDS encoding dipeptidase; protein product: MKEVIEYLEKYKDQHLEELKNFLHIPSVSTDSTHKEDVKKAAQFVGNYLTDAGFETVEVQETKGHPLVYAEWMDAGEDAPTVLFYGHYDVQPPDPLDQWKSDPFQPEVRDGRIYARGSSDDKGQVFMHLVVLKAFLKTTGSLPINVKVCIEGEEEIGSANLYDILHEQKEKFQADFAVISDSGMVANDQPTILYGLKGFTGLEFTLKGPDNDLHSGLYGGAVKNPAMAMAQLLATMKNEEEVVQIAGFYDQVEPLSSEERALIKDAPSEDYEESTGVKETVSEKGYTAKEHTMARPTLEINGLFSGYQGEGTKTIIPSTATAKLTCRLVPDQDPQEIQDLLVKHLEQHVPRGVELTIKREPLSAKAYKVDPDHPLITKAAESFTETFEKEAVYVRMGGSIPVVEWIDSMYQIPVVLLGFGTPDDRLHSPNESFPIAHFDKGMKTIVHYWEKVKNLKQ
- a CDS encoding GyrI-like domain-containing protein, with protein sequence MNIVKKAEMTVVGIKIKRDWKGLIREMPVKWDEFNNRLAEVKQRKSDTMMDISLEENDAIYTQCICVEVENQVEVPEGMEMIVIPSASYLYHKHEGSLVSIAQSFGEMYQYGKEHELALETMKIDIGYTMQGDETIHDLYIKINEQ
- a CDS encoding cation diffusion facilitator family transporter, which produces MGHHHGHGHSHDHHHTNNKKALLISFILIATFMVIEVIGGILTNSLALLSDAGHMLSDAFALGLSLFAFKLSEKAANAQKTYGYKRFEILAAFINGVTLLAISIYIFYEAYHRFLEPPNVSPMMLWIAVTGLIVNIIVAFILMNGGDTKGNLNMRSALLHVLGDLLGSVGAIIAGLLIMFFNWNMADPIASIIVAVLILISGYRVSRDSFHILMEGTPSYISYEDIENKLVQLDGVTNIHDLHVWTITSDFPALSCHMVVEENVDRDQLLIKAANLLHDDFAIHHTTIQIEGVQTDMEHDENNCN